CGTTGAAACCATATTCAGTCCTTCTGTAATCGGTCCTCTGGGCAATACAACAACCATGGTAACATCCACCTACAGGGGAGAAATGGATTTTTCTTTTATGGGTAGTGAGGGATATTTACCATACACTGAAGCTTTAGCCATACGTGATGAGATGATTGAGTCCATTCAACTTAAACTGGAATATGCCGAAGTATTATGATCAGATAAAAATCAGTGATATGAACTAAAAGATTGATAAAGTTACTTCTTGTCCGGTATTATTCGGGAAGCAGGTGAAGTAAACGGAATGATATAAAACTAAAGAGATCCAAAATGGATCTCTTTGCAGCAGACAGCAAGAATGTAGGTTGGAATGATCAGAAAGCTTTTGCATAAAAAACAAGAAAAACATTAATTTGATATAACCTATGAAAAGAAAACTACTATTTGGAGAACGAATGATATTAGGAGATGGAACAGAGGCTTTTAATGGCATTATCCCTTTCAGATTAAGGGGTACGTTCAAATTGGAAGAAATTCAGCGGGCTCTGGCTTTGCTTCAAAATAAACATCCCTGGTTAAAAGCACATGTAACCCATGACGAAGAAAACCTTCCATGGTTTGAAGTGCCCCAGAAAGTTGTACCCATCCCTATAAGAATTGTGGTCCGGCAGGGAGAAGACGACTGGCAGAAAGAATCCATGAAAGAATGGTATATGCCTTTCGATCATGAAAAGTTCCCCCTGATAAGGTTTGTATGGATCAAAGGAGAAGAAGTTTCAGACATGTTTTTCTCATTTCACCATTGTTTATGCGATGGAGGTTCCGCAATGACACTATTGTATGAGTTTTTACAGGTATTGGACAACCCTTCCGCCGATATTGGTGTAGAGAATCCTATCCTCGGAATCCAGGATATTGTCCCCGCAAGCATCTTAAACAGCCGAAGGCATAAGCTTAAAGCAAAAGTACTCGGCAGAGTGGCATCTACCATCATTAAATATGCTCCTGTAAACAAAAAACCAATAGAGAGGCAAAACGATTATATGATCCATTGGAAGTTTGACAAGGAAATGACTCAACAAGTAATTTCCTATTGTAAATCCAATGGTTTTACCGTTAATACTTTTCTTTGTGCAATTGTTCTTCAGGCATTTAAAAAAATAAGGGGGAAAGCTGCATTGAATAAAATTTGCTGCCCTGTGGATATCAGACGTCTAACAACACAAATCAAACATGATCATATTTTTGCCTTCGGGCTGATGGTTGAAGTTTCGATTAATGAAAAATTGAATTTTCTGGATAATGTACGGAAGATGCAGAAGCACGTGAAGCGTAAGACCTCAAAACTGGATCCATATACCAAGATGATGATCATTGAATCATGGCATTATGCCCTGGATAATTTCACAAGAATCCTGAGAAATGGAAAAGCAACCAATGATTGTATGCTTTCTAATCTTGGCCTTATTCAGGTACCCCATGAGTATAGGAACTTTACTGTAGATACCGTTTTCAGCCCTTCAGCTTTGGGCCCTCTGGGCCAGACTACCGGATTTGTAGTTTCAACCTTTCAGGGAGAAATGGATTTTTGCTTTATCGGTAGTGAAGGATATCTACCTTACTCAGATGCACAGGCCATTCGTAAGGACATCCTTGATACTATAAAATTAAAACTTGAATATTCAGCAGTATCATGATCAAGAGAAAACTAATGATGGTGGAGAGAATCATGTATGTTGATTCCGGAACACCCCTCAATTGCGTATTTACAGCAAAGATCAAAGGAACACTTCATGAAGCAGATTTTAAAACAGCTTTAGAAAAAATCCAGAAAAAACATTCTTTGCTCAGATCCAGGATCGATACCGATACTGAACAATATCCCTTTTTTATAGAAGAAAGAGAGATGGAAGCCATTCCCCTTCGGATCATAGACCGGGAATCCGATGAAGATTGGTTGCGTGAGTCTGAAAAAGAATGGTTCCGCATGTTTGAAGATCATCGGAAACCTTTGGCTCAACTGGTATGGATTAAAGGAAATGAGGTTTCCGAAATTCTCTGGGTACTTCCCCACTGCATTTGTGATGGAACTTCCCAGGTGACTCTGATGCGGGAGCTTCTCTGCCTGCTGGATGATCCAACTGTGGAACTGGATACATACCAGGCATTCAGCTCAGTTGATGACTTCCTGCCATCTGGTTTTAATACCAAAAAGAAAGTACGCAAAGCAAGGTTATACCTGCTTATGGCCAGGCTCTTCTTTCTGATGCAAAAGAAAAGTAAAAAAAGAAATCTTGGAAAAAACTATGTGATCCATTGGAAACTGAACCCGGAAATAACGAATCAGATCACCAGTAAGTGTAAAGCGCATGGTGTTTCTGTACACTCGCTGTTGTGTGCTTCATTCATGCAGGCGTTTCAGGAAATCCGGGGAGCTGAGGCTAAAAGAAAAGTGATCAGCCCCGTGGACGTGCGCCATTTTATTCCGGAAATAAAGCAGGATC
The sequence above is drawn from the Chryseobacterium daecheongense genome and encodes:
- a CDS encoding condensation domain-containing protein, with protein sequence MIKRKLMMVERIMYVDSGTPLNCVFTAKIKGTLHEADFKTALEKIQKKHSLLRSRIDTDTEQYPFFIEEREMEAIPLRIIDRESDEDWLRESEKEWFRMFEDHRKPLAQLVWIKGNEVSEILWVLPHCICDGTSQVTLMRELLCLLDDPTVELDTYQAFSSVDDFLPSGFNTKKKVRKARLYLLMARLFFLMQKKSKKRNLGKNYVIHWKLNPEITNQITSKCKAHGVSVHSLLCASFMQAFQEIRGAEAKRKVISPVDVRHFIPEIKQDHVFAFAPTIELSLKKGNYGIFDQAGHIKKDLVEKLEKIEARELLWMGEQMHPLVERMISMLKSTHGGHDITLSNMGKINIPDQYQRFELETIMSPTVAFPWLNSNTLVTTTYKQEMDFTLMSNEDFLSRQKATEIKDKALELLTVSLQN
- a CDS encoding condensation domain-containing protein, coding for MKRKLLFGERMILGDGTEAFNGIIPFRLRGTFKLEEIQRALALLQNKHPWLKAHVTHDEENLPWFEVPQKVVPIPIRIVVRQGEDDWQKESMKEWYMPFDHEKFPLIRFVWIKGEEVSDMFFSFHHCLCDGGSAMTLLYEFLQVLDNPSADIGVENPILGIQDIVPASILNSRRHKLKAKVLGRVASTIIKYAPVNKKPIERQNDYMIHWKFDKEMTQQVISYCKSNGFTVNTFLCAIVLQAFKKIRGKAALNKICCPVDIRRLTTQIKHDHIFAFGLMVEVSINEKLNFLDNVRKMQKHVKRKTSKLDPYTKMMIIESWHYALDNFTRILRNGKATNDCMLSNLGLIQVPHEYRNFTVDTVFSPSALGPLGQTTGFVVSTFQGEMDFCFIGSEGYLPYSDAQAIRKDILDTIKLKLEYSAVS